The genomic stretch CTCATCTCCATCCTGCAGAAAGGGCTTCAGTATGTGGAGGCAGAAATCAGCATCAATGAGGTGAGGGCAGGGACCTGCTGTTACTGGCTCCCACAGATGTTTTCTATTGCTTAATGAGGCAAAGGCAGACTTTGATCTCTATGACAACACACGAGGTTACCCGTAAATGcttttcacatttacagtcatCCTCATAGTAGGAGAAACTTTGAAGAATGTTTGTAGAAGATTGCCCTTTTAGGAAACACTCTTCTCCTCTATGATtgataattaatgggaaacacgaCTTTAGACAAGTTGCAAATTAAAGGTCACACCCCTTCATAATGTTTTGTTAATTACCCTGACAGGACGGTACAGTCTTCGACGGCCGGCCAATTGAGTCTCTGTCGCTCATCGACGCAGTGATGCCAGATGTGGTGCAGACGCGGCAGCAGGCCTTCCGCGACAAATTAGCCCAGCAGCAGGCCGCCTGTGCTATGTCAGCTTCAACCTCTGGAAACCAGTGCAATGCACCAAAGAACGGAGAAGCCACTGTCAACGGGGGGGAGGAGAATGGCACTCACAACATGAGTAAGATTAATCTCCTAGATGTGGATATAACCATTATCTCACAGTGGGAACTGATAttctttgtaaaataattatgtGATCAGATATTAATCAAGACCAATTTGAAGATTATACAAACTTGAGTATTTAAGATTGTATTCcagcaaaatacaaaaaaaatctcttcCAAGATTTTGCATACAGTGCACTGTTTTCAATATAGTGTAAAGATCTGTACTGTGTAACAGGAGAGAATTGAAAGTCATGGCAGGCAGGAGCTGCTCTCCTTGTGCAGTTTTGGCTTTGTAATGTTTTAAGGAAACAGGCTGCATTGCCTCTACCAAACCCTAATTTTCTACTTCTGATTACGTGTTCAAattatacacagacacacaaaaacagccatATGATCGTCACAGAATGTGCAATCATGAGCTGCTTTTTAGCTTCCTCTCCTTTGGTGTCGATCAGGTGCATTACTAGAAAAAGGATTGGAGTGGCCATTCGTGTGTCAGCACATCCCTTTAGGAATTTAATTAGAAGGTATGGgtgacagcaggagggttaGCTGTGAGTAAGGTTTCATAGTCTGAGGATACTGGAAAGTTTTTAAATTGTAGAAAAGTTGAGATTTCCCTTATTCTTACAGCCGAATCTTATATTATGATTGGGTTCTCATTATACTGTAAACATTATGTGCTGTCCAAGTTGATCAATATTTTCAGACTGAAATGGATAAAAATAGCACTGGCATATACATGCTCACAAACAGTATTGATTTTCATTGATGATATCTTTCTGTTATTAAATCTTCACATCATTTGACAACAATACATGTTCAATAGAGATACATTTATCATCAGTATATTTGTACTATCCTCAGCTTGCTTGGAaagtgtgtgtataggtgtgtttgcatgtgggCTTGGtccatatgtatgtgtgtgtctgaccatctgtgtgtgcacaccGGCTCTCCTCAGATAACCACTGTGAGCCCATGGAGATGGATGTGGATGTGGAGATACCAGCCAGTAAAGCCACAGTGCTCCGAGGCCACGAGTCTGAAGTGTTCATCTGTGCCTGGAACTCTGTCAGCGATTTGCTGGCCTCGGGGTGAGTCTCTGTCAGTGCTCAAACAGATTTAAATTCATGTGGGATGAGTCATGCTGTCATGTATGCACACTTCAGCCTATATTTTGTAAGATAGATTTCATAAGAGCCATCGCTGACAGCTTATATTCCAACAATCTTGTGACAACCCCATCCTCCCCCCGCTCCCCTCCTGCTGCATTGGTATTTTGTTCAGCTCGGGGGACTCCACAGCCAGGATCTGGAACCTCAACGAGAAAAATAACTCCAACTCCACCCAGCTGGTGCTGCGCCACTGTATCCGAGAAGGTGGCCAGGATGTCCCCAGCAACAAAGATGTCACCTCACTAGACTGGAATGTATGTTCCAAATCATCCGTCCTCATCTATGATTTTCTACTTTCGCCATGTGATAAATAGACTGTGCAGCTGAGGACAGTTAAGTAACAATTCTGTCTTTTCATCCAACAGAGCGATGGGACGCTCTTGGCAACGGGCTCATATGATGGATTTGCCAGGATATGGACAAAGGATGGTACGTCCTTCCCTATTGTAACACAGCGTTGTGTCCTCTGTCATTAGTTTTATGCAATTGTTATTGATTACATTGTTATATtgatattgtcatttttttgaaaGATCTTTTCTAAAAGAAATGGATATGGCTCTTATCCATCAGGAAATCTGGCAAGCACCTTGGGGCAGCACAAAGGGCCCATATTTGCACTCAAGTGGAACAAGAAGGGGAACTTCATTCTCAGTGCTGGCGTAGATAAGGTACTTCATGAGAGCTCAAACATGGATTTGTGTCTTTCAATAATATcatatttatctttttgttCTTTGACAGTAATAAGGCCTTTTTTGATCACCAGCCAACATGTCAATCTGTAACACATAATTTTTTCTGGTATCCAAACAAATTGCACTGCTATCACTGAGTTTACTTAGAATATAAACTCAagggagagacacacacataacccTGAGATTATCAATTTTATACCTTACATtgtatatttacttttattttcatacaaGATATCATAGCATTATTGTAGCTTGTTACCAATATTGCTTGTTTCACCCAGGTGAAACAAAAATCCGCGTAATGAATTTCTTAACTTTTTTgtgcaataataaaacaatgtaatcTTAATCTGTACACAAAAATCCAAATTGAAAATACCAGGTTGGCTCGTGACTTCAGTCTGTAATACGATAGATATTCTCTATAATGATTTGCACAGAAATGTTGCATAGCTGTTTTGAGATGCTCAATTTTATTTTCCAGACTACAATCATTTGGGATGCACACACAGGAGAAGCCAAGCAGCAGTTCCCTTTTCACTCAGGTAAATTGAGTACATTATGGTCACAGAATAATAAAAGCATATCCTTGTGGATAATAAATccaaatgcaaaatgttttcctgCTCACGTGTGGTTGTAGTTTGCACTGTGCACCGAACATATAATGAAATGTGGACCTGTGCATTCAAATATCCCACAGCTCCAGCACTGGATGTCGACTGGCAGAACAACACCACCTTTGCCTCCTGCAGCACAGACATGTGCATCCACGTATGTCGCCTCGGCAGCGACCGGCCCCTCAAGACCTTTCAGGGCCATACAGTAAGCATGTTTTTCCACCTTGCTCTCTCCACTTTCTGACCACATCTCACACCATACTGTCCCACTCCCTGGATACTAACGAGTGTTGTGTTCTGCAGAATGAAGTTAATGCCATTAAATGGGATCCATCAGGTATGCTGCTTGCCTCCTGCTCAGATGACATGACATTAAAGGTAAGATTTGTCTTCAGTTTCAGATATAAAAGCCAACCTGAATGTTGATTTGTATTAGGTTTGATTGCTGCCACTCTCTTGCACAGATTTGGAGTATGAAGCAGGAGTCCTGTGTCCACGATCTCCAGGCTCATAGTAAAGAGATCTACACTATCAAGTGGAGCCCCACAGGCCCCGGCACGAGCAACCCCAACTCCAACATCATGCTTGCCAGGTGGGAAATCACTCACACATAGCCTGCATTCACTATCATAGAGACCAACCACTAATGTGTGGTGAAAGTGTCTACATGTGCGTATGGGAAGAGGACACTTGTCATAGTCCCAACAGTCAGTAGATACAATGTTCCCATTGCTAGTAATTGTCAGTGGCCCACAGCCTTACACCCTGACCCagatgtgcatgcatgtgtaaaTGTTCTAGTTCAAATACCACAGGAATTTACAGCCTTCACTGACAACCCGGCATACGTGCCCATTATTCACATTGGAAATAAAACTGCCATAATCAGCGCAGCTGGGAAGGAACTTCATAATCTTAAGTAAATGCCACTGTTGAGTAGTACATGAgcaatacattttgaatttacTTCACTTTTTGAGTAAAATATCCCTGTgattttactttcatttgtgGCCAAAGGCAGTCACAGGAACTTGCCCTGCCAATTAATACTTTGGTTATGAAGATATGTTAAGTGAAATCAGCCATTCTTTTCATCATCACTTGTTTTGAGCATTGTCTCAGTTTTAGTGTCATAGATGCCCACAATTCTCACATTTTCTTAATTGCACATGTCAATTGtgacttttcatgttttttccctTAAAGAAGCACTGATTAAAGATGATGTTTTTCATTAGAGTTTAACTTGCTGACATTGTGAAGTTGTTCCAATTGTTCTTCTGCAAACATTCTTCAAtgtttcttttactgtaattactccattctgacacaaacaaaaacaccaatTACGATAACGATCTGTAGCTTTCATCATGCTAttgctttttgtcatttgtatGACTTTGACAAAGACTTTCCTAAAAGGATTGATTTTTattatacaaacatttttgacaatgaAGATAGTAAATCTGAAGCGCTGCTCTCATGTCTGATTTTTGGTCTCTTTGTCTTCTCTGCACACACAGTGCATCTTTTGATTCGACTGTGCGACTGTGGGATGTTGAACGGGGGGTTTGTattcacacactgacaaagCACCAGGAACCTGTCTACAGTGTGGCCTTCAGCCCTGACGGAAAGCACCTGGCTAGTGGCTCGTTTGATAAGTGTGTCCATATCTGGAATACCACGGTGAGCATCTTTGCAAAACAGCAGAGGACAAAAAAGCTATTGTGGTTGCTAAATCTTGATGGAATTGGACGTTCATTTGTTTGTGCTGCTCTTTCTTTCAGACTGGAGCCTTGGTGCACAGCTACAGGGGAACCGGTGGTATTTTCGAGGTGTGCTGGAACAACACCGGTGACAAAGTTGGTGCCAGTGCGTCAGACGGCTCGGTAAGCCATTATCATTGTGATGACTAAGTggttattaaatatttacatgtgCAGCAAGTGAAACTGTCTCATGACTACTTAGAGAACAGCCAGTAAAATACAGTCATGTTCcttgaaatgtattattaatactGCCTAATCCTTTACCTTCCAGGTATGCGTTCTTGATCTCCGAAAATAGCCAACTTGACTTTGATGATGAATACTGGAATGTGCAGCAGATTGCCTTCTTCTGATATCAGCTAACACACTCTTTGCTCAATAGGGGCTGTGAAGTGGAGCTAAACAAAACCTTCACAGGAGTAAAACCAgatgacaagaagaagaagtactttattgatccccgtGGGGAAATTGATCCTCTGCATTTGACCAatcctgtacacacacactaggagcagtgggcagccgCAGTGCAGCGCCCGGGGACCAACTCCAGTCTTTTGCCAGTGCCTTGGTCATGGGCACTGACAGGAGTAGCTTCTGAGGAGCCAACACCAACTGAAATCAGTGCACCCTATAGTTgctgatgtgtgttttatgatgcGCCCGTTTGAGACATAAAGGAAACCGCTAAGAGATCCCAAGACTGGACAAAATCCAACTCCCTCGGTTCATCCGTGTTTTACAAGGTTTCTAATGAGGAAGTGCTGTGATCCCTCTGGGCTACTGGTCCAGGTGTTATCAGGTTGTAAGGATGGAAACACAAAGATGagttttataaaaagaaaagtgttacTGAGACGTGCATGTTTGGCTGTGAAAGGCAACAAATTGTGAAAGAAATTGTGGTTTTACAATCCCTCTGAGCAAATGTTACTTAATGTCCAAGTGAACTAACTGGACACGTGATAAAAGTAACATCAATACTGAAGCACTGGTGTTGTCTGCTGATAGTGCTGAACCTCTCCTCGGTGGAGAATAGTTTGTTTCAAGAGTACTTcttactttttttgtctttttttttcacagatggACTCTTGAAAGTTAAAATTGAATGTGCTGCTGCAAGGCAGTTCTTAGCTCACATTTAACATCAGGTCAACAGAAGGAAATCCTGCCAAGAAAATAGTCCTAACCTCCTAAAATGACCTGCTCAATTCACTTAAGAttagaaaatgtcattttgtggACAAGATGTGAAAAGTGTGGTTTACAAAGAGAAATTTCTCCCTTTTTTGGATGTAAATTTAAAAGAATGTAAAGATATGTAAATTAGATTAATACACAGActtatatactgtgtatatatgtttatatacagtacactttATTGCCGTCATGTAGGGGCTCATTAATGGCTAGAGCTGTCACATCTTTGCTGATAATCCCAGACGAGAcctctttttaaatgaagtgcATGTCTCATCTGCGTCTTTTTAATACAGTCTTTCTCAACTCGGCCAATCATATCAgcatcaagttgtttttttccccagcaagTCACAAATGGCATTGAGACAAATGTGTTAAGCAAGTTTGCTCTCCGTCATTGATCACTGAAAGCCACGGAAGAAATGTGCACCTCATTACCTGCATTCAGGGAATTAACTGGTCAACAGCCTCAGAGGAAATAGTCATCACAGTCTCCTGCTCGGTTTACTGCTTTAAGTTGATGTTGTACGTGGAACAGGGCATCACAGACTCAACAAAATCATGCCTGTGAGAGCATCATGCAGACCCGAGTAGGGAAAACAACTAGTTTGTTTGGCATTGCCATGGTTTTTCTGTGGCACTTTGCCTCTGATCAGTCTACTGAAAATTCAGAGCCCATCTTATGCTACCAGCTTATCAGATTTGAAATGCCTGTGTTGTGAGCCAAGCTTTGACAGTGTGcagtatgtctgtctgtttctgcttATTGGGATCTAATGTAAAAAACAATTATCTTCAAACTAACATGTCCCCACTTTGATTTGCCTTTTTTGGCTGGACTGCAGCGGGCCAGCCTTATAAACACAAAGTCTGTGACTCACTAACTGACCGAGTGATGAAGttcttcttcacttctttaGTCGCCTCGGCCAAGTGTCGCCACTTCCTGTATCCGTCGTTACCATTGATAAGACCTCTAGCGTCTCTTACATGGTCCAGCCATACACTAGGTTTTGACCTACTGTTATTTTTCTGGTCTCTTTCCCTTTCAGTCAATTTCTGCTAGAGCAATGCGAAGTGCACTTTTTTGTCATGGTGGGTTTGGCAAATGTTAAGATTTGCTGAAAGTGAAGggccaacattttatttttctctttttttctttttaaaaatgtcacaattaGATGTTAATGGGTggttcatcattttctgactttttcagAGTCATTATTGTCTGTGTCAGACTGAGAATTGGGCTGTGGGTTGGTAGCCATTGTCGGCGTGCTAAGGAGCTCAGTAATGGAATAAGCGCTGTGACAGCTACAATCTCTCACATCCTGATCCAGGGTGTGGTCACCTGTTTCCAATACAAAATGTTCAAGTCATTCAGTGTCTCAAATAaatcactctattttgatatcAGAAAAGATGGAGCATGTgttttgatttgtctttttgcACTATCTTGAAGTGGAAGTGTTGTCTAGGGTAATAACAGAAGGGTCCTGTGCAACCACTCATAAGATATAAAGAAAGTATCACCAACAGAACCTTAAgaaatatttttgatatttaatataGTATAAAACAAGTGTGCAAAAATACAAGATGGACAGCTGGAAATACAGTAACTACCTAAAGAAAAAAGTACACTAATTAGCTTATTCTATTTTTTGTGCCTTAGGAGCTTAACAGCAAGAGTGTATATATCACCAGAGCGGAGAATTTCCCAGGAGAAATGTTTCATTAAGCACTTAAGGCACTTTTAAAGGTCAACCTCTCAGTTATTAATAAGAAAATGTCATGATTGTTCTGTTGATGACTACTACAAGAGACAGTGCAGTAACTTCAGGTTACTGTAATGTAACACTACACTTTACTTACAGGAAATAGACACATTCTGTTGCACCAACTAATGAAATTTCATAACCAGTTAATAGGTGGGAAAATCTCAACAGGACAATTAGAGGAGCTAAGAAGAAACAAACTTAAAACAAAAGTAACTAAAAGAACAATGTCACACAGCAAAGTAGAGCAAGGCGGGTTGTTGATGACCCCAGCTAGTGCCTCACAGAGTTCTCCAAGGATTCTCCATCAGCGTCTACATCCTCAAAGTCTCGTAGCTCGCTGGAAATGCGGATTTCAATTGTACTAGACTCTGAACCTAGCAAGACAAAATAGGGGTATATTACTGGGTGAAGTCAGTTTCTTTTAATGCAAATGACAGCTGATTTAACAGATCATAAGTGTGTCTATTCATGCACATTGattcacaaatgtattttgggAAATCTGAATTAATGCACTGCAATTCACAGTTGGGCTGTATGGTTTTTGAACTCTACTTGCATTTGACTGTGGAAACAGACTGAAGGctgtataaatgaatgaaaaacaaaatccttttaaatattaactttatttctAAGGACTTGTCATTTCAGGGACACTGAATGTTGACACAGAACATTAAATAAAGTATGTACATGAGCTAGGTGATGACAAACACAAAATGGtagaaaatgatataaaatgctTTACAAAATCATCCCAAAATACATTTGAGAGTCTTCAGGGGCCGTTTTCACAGCAGGTTTTTGATTCATCAAAGTAAGAAAAGCATAGGCGTTACTAATAACACTGACGATGGATCTCTTTTATTCAAGCATTCCCAGTAAAGAGTGTGTCattggaattcagccatcattcattttatttgttacacctgtgctttcacTACTGTGAAATGTCAATATATCTTCTGTGAAAAACACCCTGTAATCACTGTGTTACGAGAATGAGAGCgtaaacattatatatttttatccaGTAAATGCACATCTGTGTTCAATATACACTCGGTTGCCAGTTTATGAGGAACACctaacagaataaaacaaatatgcaATAAATCCTATCTTCATGAAGGTTATATTGACAGGTGTATATGACTGCTTCAAGAGTTTTAGCTGGAAGTACCTGATAAACTAGGAACCAGGTGTATTTTACCTGCTTCATGTGTATATTTAACAGCTTTGCTGTTATATTCCGCATGTCACGTTAAGCATATAATGACACTTTCTGTGTAATGGTCACTTCTAATCTGCTGTGGAgcaagtattttaaaaaacttgCTCCACAGCAGATTGAGCTACTTATTTCAAGTGA from Scomber scombrus chromosome 13, fScoSco1.1, whole genome shotgun sequence encodes the following:
- the tbl1x gene encoding F-box-like/WD repeat-containing protein TBL1X yields the protein MSITSDEVNFLVYRYLQESGFSHSAFTFGIESHISQSNINGTLVPPAALISILQKGLQYVEAEISINEDGTVFDGRPIESLSLIDAVMPDVVQTRQQAFRDKLAQQQAACAMSASTSGNQCNAPKNGEATVNGGEENGTHNMNNHCEPMEMDVDVEIPASKATVLRGHESEVFICAWNSVSDLLASGSGDSTARIWNLNEKNNSNSTQLVLRHCIREGGQDVPSNKDVTSLDWNSDGTLLATGSYDGFARIWTKDGNLASTLGQHKGPIFALKWNKKGNFILSAGVDKTTIIWDAHTGEAKQQFPFHSAPALDVDWQNNTTFASCSTDMCIHVCRLGSDRPLKTFQGHTNEVNAIKWDPSGMLLASCSDDMTLKIWSMKQESCVHDLQAHSKEIYTIKWSPTGPGTSNPNSNIMLASASFDSTVRLWDVERGVCIHTLTKHQEPVYSVAFSPDGKHLASGSFDKCVHIWNTTTGALVHSYRGTGGIFEVCWNNTGDKVGASASDGSVCVLDLRK